The Bacteroidota bacterium genome includes a window with the following:
- a CDS encoding T9SS type A sorting domain-containing protein, producing the protein MNTNTTSAQKKKTQPASVFFMMLFFILIPAFHAGAQLIFQKIYGGSSGDNATDMHAMPGGGYVFGASTSSFLPANQGKSYVIRTDNNGDTLWTSAFGGTGGVCDGEYINEVWPVNDGGVIAAGGKVACNSSGSGHITRLDANGNIIWCKQMSPSGEDAYPVIQCADGNFVVGGGGFGVGAGGGDAIMMKLDEATGDTLWSKTYGGPNNDYFTYILQTPDNGFISAGFTYSFGAGRKDIYVVKTDANGNVIWSKAYGTSAFSEEPYGNCMQATSDGGFILTGYGDSVVQAPQGIFLLKIDATGNMQWAKYFTGQYGHGLKQTPDGGYAIAGRQYFAASNTDALLIKTDANGNEQWVKVYGGAQSDSGDMLDLANDSGFVLGGSTTSFSVSRDVYVIKTDPNGISGCNEQSVVLATSAAPFIVNNAPTQVFTGFHTTSYPYFLTHGGVIADLCTTLGENDPQKKNSLKIFPNPSVGMITIQSQNKLGAVVIYNTLGEIIFNEQTDTSEQEIDLSSQPPGIYFLLVNGGFKKIMRE; encoded by the coding sequence ATGAACACAAACACTACTTCTGCACAAAAGAAAAAAACTCAACCGGCAAGTGTTTTTTTCATGATGTTATTCTTTATTCTCATTCCTGCTTTTCATGCCGGTGCGCAATTGATCTTTCAGAAAATATACGGAGGATCAAGTGGCGACAATGCGACGGATATGCATGCTATGCCCGGTGGTGGTTATGTTTTCGGCGCATCTACGAGTAGTTTCCTTCCTGCAAACCAGGGAAAAAGTTATGTTATCCGTACGGATAATAATGGTGATACTTTATGGACTTCTGCATTCGGTGGCACGGGCGGTGTTTGTGATGGTGAATACATCAATGAAGTTTGGCCGGTAAATGACGGCGGAGTAATTGCAGCTGGAGGAAAAGTTGCGTGCAATAGCAGCGGAAGCGGACACATTACGCGCCTTGATGCGAATGGAAATATTATCTGGTGCAAACAAATGTCTCCATCAGGAGAAGATGCCTACCCGGTCATTCAGTGTGCCGATGGAAATTTTGTAGTAGGCGGTGGCGGGTTCGGGGTAGGTGCGGGAGGCGGAGATGCGATCATGATGAAACTTGATGAAGCAACCGGCGATACACTCTGGTCAAAAACATACGGCGGCCCGAACAATGATTATTTCACTTACATACTGCAAACCCCGGACAACGGATTTATTTCCGCAGGTTTTACTTACAGTTTTGGTGCAGGACGAAAAGATATTTATGTGGTGAAGACAGATGCTAATGGAAATGTGATATGGTCGAAAGCATACGGTACTTCCGCATTCAGCGAAGAACCTTATGGCAATTGTATGCAGGCCACTTCCGATGGAGGATTTATTTTAACCGGTTATGGCGACAGTGTGGTGCAGGCTCCACAGGGAATTTTTTTATTGAAGATTGATGCAACGGGAAATATGCAATGGGCAAAATATTTTACCGGACAGTATGGTCATGGTCTGAAGCAAACTCCTGATGGAGGTTATGCAATAGCAGGTCGGCAATATTTTGCGGCATCTAACACGGATGCATTACTTATTAAAACAGATGCGAACGGAAATGAACAGTGGGTTAAAGTTTATGGAGGCGCACAAAGTGATAGCGGCGATATGCTTGACCTTGCCAACGACAGTGGTTTTGTATTGGGTGGTTCCACTACCAGTTTCAGTGTGAGCCGTGATGTGTATGTAATAAAAACAGACCCCAATGGCATTTCCGGGTGCAATGAACAAAGTGTTGTCCTCGCAACGAGTGCAGCACCTTTCATTGTGAATAATGCTCCGACACAAGTGTTCACCGGTTTTCATACCACTTCATATCCCTATTTCCTTACGCATGGCGGAGTCATTGCAGATCTTTGTACCACACTCGGTGAGAATGATCCGCAGAAAAAAAACTCATTGAAAATTTTTCCGAATCCATCAGTTGGAATGATCACCATTCAATCGCAAAACAAGTTGGGGGCTGTTGTCATTTACAATACGCTGGGAGAAATAATTTTCAACGAACAAACGGATACATCGGAACAGGAAATTGATTTGAGCAGCCAGCCCCCCGGAATTTATTTTCTTCTCGTTAACGGCGGGTTCAAAAAAATTATGCGCGAATAA
- a CDS encoding PKD domain-containing protein gives MRTALKILFALTIIFSSASCRREDPQSVISSPVFYFTGTVGSAVVNMHAGENNYYMYSSHTQDVYGIYNFTGDLHVYNCTSCGNGIKITINDFQPSVPNGNAAINTSLSPGHYAYKIPGGAPTEFNVQFYSAPQNGTASSYLWDFGDGIISTTQNPLHTYARPGKYLVSNSVTFTNTTVSVSSYLVNVGIPDAACSAAFGSSVTGTTVLFTPAVSGQAPFTYQWDFGDGNNSSAANPSHTYAVNGVYSVHLIVTDANNHICELVRNVATQSFTGSYSYFYFSPAITTNPNPRAFSNVTVEWTDASGTIYSSDNSAQSAFNYFKLVAADSYDNNQNGETTKKLHVYFNCKVYSATDSLQINNGEAVMAVSYQ, from the coding sequence ATGAGAACAGCACTCAAAATACTATTCGCATTGACGATTATTTTTTCTTCAGCTTCCTGTCGCAGAGAGGATCCGCAATCGGTAATTTCTTCACCTGTATTTTATTTTACAGGCACAGTGGGCAGCGCTGTGGTGAATATGCACGCGGGAGAAAATAATTATTACATGTATTCTTCGCACACGCAGGACGTGTACGGTATTTACAATTTCACCGGCGATCTTCATGTTTACAATTGCACTTCCTGCGGCAACGGAATCAAAATTACGATCAACGATTTTCAACCTTCCGTTCCCAATGGAAATGCGGCGATCAACACGTCACTTTCCCCCGGGCATTACGCGTATAAAATTCCAGGTGGAGCTCCAACAGAGTTTAATGTACAGTTCTATTCTGCACCGCAAAACGGAACAGCGTCTTCTTATCTCTGGGATTTTGGCGACGGAATAATTTCAACAACACAAAATCCTCTTCATACTTATGCGCGCCCGGGAAAATATCTTGTCTCCAATTCTGTGACGTTCACCAATACAACTGTGAGTGTAAGTTCGTATTTAGTCAACGTAGGAATTCCGGATGCAGCATGCTCGGCCGCATTCGGTTCTTCTGTAACCGGCACAACTGTTCTGTTCACTCCTGCTGTAAGTGGCCAGGCGCCGTTCACTTACCAATGGGATTTCGGTGATGGAAATAATTCCTCTGCGGCAAATCCTTCTCATACGTATGCGGTAAACGGAGTTTATTCCGTTCATCTTATCGTTACCGATGCTAATAATCACATTTGTGAACTGGTGCGCAACGTGGCAACGCAGAGTTTCACGGGCAGCTATTCCTATTTCTATTTTTCACCGGCAATAACAACTAATCCTAATCCAAGAGCTTTTTCCAATGTAACAGTAGAATGGACGGATGCGTCAGGAACAATTTATTCTTCCGACAATTCAGCGCAATCGGCATTCAATTATTTTAAACTTGTTGCCGCTGATAGTTACGATAATAACCAGAATGGAGAAACGACAAAAAAACTTCATGTTTATTTTAATTGCAAAGTTTATTCAGCTACCGATTCATTGCAGATTAATAATGGAGAAGCTGTAATGGCCGTTTCTTACCAATAA
- a CDS encoding outer membrane beta-barrel protein, with protein sequence MKNNLDKWEETLSSKFTEPDFPFDEENWERAEELLDSRLKKDKRKKWMFIYFSGLLCGCLATFFTMKLFLTPGIHQEKIIQTFPVKANNAADVKNNSGNSGIIHSDNSPLSSSGNSTSSNGNSTSRINAHTANDAGNNTNSGQQHTGANLNSSLIIPAAKHTDHSEILVSSSDNLDLQTNKDNFLTEEFHHALKQNLHFHYGNILGEDTIATIRNSNEMLAKSADTAHAKENGHIGSTTDSAMKKTKFIVVAGANYTIGWKYGSGVEARGFNPIAGMEMERELKPKWAVRFGIHYERIGYLKGYREIISDSKPGFGMNNTITTIIPQQLHYMSFPFLIERKTGKHFIAGIGIDINYLFNTTSRIEIGQQTDGNQPQVMQTKNEYGHMDGFNRVDVQLSMFCRYGIGRHWDIELQDMIGIGTIKRQSYFTDGENHGSTVYGARLLLLYTF encoded by the coding sequence GTGAAAAATAATCTGGACAAATGGGAAGAAACGCTGAGTTCGAAATTCACCGAGCCGGATTTCCCGTTCGATGAAGAGAACTGGGAAAGAGCCGAAGAACTGCTTGATTCCCGGCTGAAAAAAGACAAACGAAAAAAATGGATGTTCATTTATTTTTCCGGCCTTCTCTGCGGATGCCTGGCAACTTTTTTCACAATGAAATTATTCCTCACGCCGGGTATTCACCAGGAAAAAATTATTCAAACATTTCCGGTAAAAGCGAATAACGCTGCGGACGTGAAAAATAATTCCGGCAATTCAGGAATAATTCATTCGGATAATAGTCCGCTTTCTTCCTCTGGAAATTCAACTTCATCCAACGGGAATTCCACATCGCGCATCAACGCGCACACGGCGAACGATGCAGGCAACAACACCAATTCAGGCCAACAACACACCGGCGCAAATTTAAATTCATCGCTGATCATTCCTGCCGCTAAACATACAGATCATTCCGAAATACTCGTCTCGTCTTCGGATAATCTGGATCTGCAAACCAACAAGGATAATTTTCTCACGGAAGAATTTCATCACGCATTGAAACAGAATCTTCATTTTCATTATGGAAATATACTCGGTGAGGATACGATCGCGACGATCAGGAACAGTAATGAGATGCTGGCGAAAAGCGCAGACACGGCGCATGCAAAAGAAAACGGACATATCGGAAGCACTACTGATTCAGCTATGAAAAAAACAAAATTCATTGTGGTTGCAGGAGCCAACTACACGATCGGATGGAAATACGGAAGTGGTGTTGAGGCCAGAGGTTTCAACCCGATCGCAGGAATGGAAATGGAACGGGAACTTAAACCGAAGTGGGCGGTACGATTCGGAATTCACTATGAGCGGATCGGATATTTAAAAGGATACCGCGAAATTATTTCTGATTCTAAACCCGGATTCGGAATGAACAATACGATCACGACTATCATTCCGCAACAACTGCACTACATGAGTTTCCCGTTTCTTATTGAGAGAAAAACAGGAAAACATTTTATTGCCGGAATAGGAATTGATATAAATTATCTTTTCAATACTACAAGCAGGATAGAAATAGGGCAGCAGACAGATGGCAACCAACCGCAGGTAATGCAAACGAAAAACGAATATGGCCACATGGATGGATTCAATCGCGTCGATGTTCAGTTAAGTATGTTTTGCAGATACGGTATCGGCCGCCATTGGGATATTGAACTCCAGGATATGATTGGCATTGGAACCATTAAACGACAGTCTTACTTTACTGATGGGGAAAATCACGGGAGTACTGTTTATGGAGCGCGGCTGCTATTGCTTTACACTTTTTAA
- a CDS encoding sigma-70 family RNA polymerase sigma factor, translating into MKGVTFFFMNIDLDLITACIRRERKSEYELYRLTYSYLLSICLRYSNSKDDAKEMLNIGFTKILYNLEKYKPEVPFKKWIRKIMINILIDEYRKEKKHQEVIDYVEEYTETAHHAELNDALVKMDVDQIHSLIIKLPPVSRRVFTLYVIDGFNHREISDMMAMTEGTSRWHLNFSRTKLRELFKKYISKSEVA; encoded by the coding sequence ATGAAAGGAGTAACTTTCTTCTTCATGAACATTGATCTCGACCTGATAACTGCCTGCATCCGCCGGGAGCGCAAATCCGAGTACGAATTGTACCGGCTCACGTACAGTTATCTTCTGAGCATTTGTCTGCGTTATTCGAATTCGAAAGATGATGCCAAGGAAATGCTCAATATCGGGTTCACAAAAATTCTTTACAATCTGGAAAAGTATAAACCGGAAGTCCCGTTCAAAAAATGGATTCGGAAAATAATGATCAATATTCTCATTGATGAATACCGGAAAGAAAAGAAACACCAGGAGGTGATTGATTACGTGGAAGAATATACCGAGACGGCACATCACGCCGAATTAAATGATGCGCTGGTGAAAATGGATGTCGATCAGATTCACAGTCTTATCATTAAACTTCCGCCGGTAAGCCGCCGTGTTTTTACGCTCTATGTCATTGACGGATTCAATCACAGGGAGATCTCCGATATGATGGCGATGACGGAAGGAACATCGCGCTGGCACCTGAATTTTTCGAGAACAAAATTGCGGGAACTTTTTAAAAAATATATTTCAAAATCAGAAGTAGCGTGA